The Paeniglutamicibacter sulfureus genome includes a region encoding these proteins:
- a CDS encoding ATP-binding protein: protein MSGLQNPFRPTFGRTPPELIDRNDTLEEFEYGLRIRSGVLGLLSIITGARGVGKTVMLNEAQGLAQEQGWAVISETSTAGFLARIADSALLIDEELGDGPPPRKILAFSAAGFGVTTQLPRERQVEFRNLGAKLLHRLDENGTGLLITLDEIQDADRSELLQLAAVIQHWVRDGLPISFVCAGLPAAISDILNEGVATFLRRADKIDLHSVEVRDVRDSYARQFSAAGIRFPDGFLEEAAEASFGYPFLIQLIGYFLWKEAERGGGAVDRESADKAVAAALKRNIRMVVGPAISKASDRDMDYLRAMSRDNGPSSTAAVAQRMKASLQLAANYRARLIEAGLIEPAGRGEVRYSIPGLREHLRNGERLG from the coding sequence ATGTCAGGCTTGCAAAACCCGTTCCGGCCGACCTTCGGCAGGACTCCCCCGGAGCTGATTGACCGAAACGACACCTTGGAAGAGTTCGAATACGGTCTGCGCATCCGGTCCGGCGTCCTGGGTTTGCTGAGCATCATCACCGGGGCCCGCGGCGTGGGGAAGACCGTCATGCTCAACGAGGCGCAGGGGCTGGCGCAGGAGCAGGGCTGGGCCGTCATCTCCGAGACTTCCACCGCAGGCTTCCTGGCAAGGATCGCAGACTCCGCACTCCTCATCGATGAGGAATTGGGTGACGGCCCGCCACCCAGGAAAATTCTTGCGTTCTCGGCCGCCGGCTTCGGGGTCACCACGCAGCTTCCCCGGGAGCGCCAGGTCGAGTTCCGCAATCTCGGGGCGAAGCTCTTGCATCGCCTGGATGAAAATGGCACCGGGCTGTTGATCACGCTGGATGAAATCCAGGACGCCGACCGCAGTGAATTGCTGCAGCTGGCCGCCGTCATCCAGCACTGGGTGCGGGACGGGCTGCCCATCAGCTTCGTTTGCGCCGGCCTGCCGGCTGCGATCTCCGACATCCTCAACGAAGGCGTGGCGACCTTCCTTCGCAGGGCCGACAAGATCGACCTGCACTCCGTCGAGGTTAGGGATGTCAGGGATTCCTACGCGCGGCAATTCTCGGCGGCCGGGATCCGGTTTCCCGACGGGTTCCTGGAAGAGGCGGCCGAGGCGAGCTTCGGCTACCCGTTCCTCATCCAGCTGATCGGCTACTTCCTGTGGAAGGAAGCCGAACGGGGTGGGGGCGCGGTTGACCGGGAATCAGCGGACAAGGCAGTTGCCGCGGCCCTGAAGCGAAACATCCGCATGGTTGTCGGCCCGGCCATCTCCAAGGCCTCCGACCGGGACATGGACTATCTCCGGGCGATGTCCCGCGACAACGGCCCGTCCAGCACCGCCGCGGTGGCCCAGCGCATGAAGGCCTCGCTGCAATTGGCCGCCAACTACCGCGCCCGCCTCATTGAGGCCGGGCTGATCGAACCGGCCGGACGCGGCGAAGTCAGGTACTCGATTCCTGGATTGCGCGAACACCTGCGCAACGGGGAACGTCTCGGCTAA
- a CDS encoding glyoxalase superfamily protein: MDWKLELVFVPVSDVDRAKDFYVNKVGFNADYDERPTESIRFVQLTPPGSACSITIGEGLNDAAPGTAPSLQMVVSDIQVAHDQLKANGVDVSDIDIQPWGHFVHFADPDGNKWAVQYLPQRPNG; this comes from the coding sequence ATGGATTGGAAACTGGAGCTTGTGTTTGTCCCCGTGTCCGATGTGGACCGCGCCAAGGATTTTTACGTGAACAAGGTCGGGTTCAATGCCGACTACGACGAGCGGCCCACCGAGTCGATCCGCTTCGTCCAGCTGACCCCGCCGGGGTCGGCCTGCTCGATCACCATTGGCGAGGGACTGAACGATGCTGCGCCCGGGACCGCACCCAGCCTGCAGATGGTGGTCAGCGACATCCAGGTCGCCCACGACCAGCTCAAGGCCAACGGCGTGGATGTCAGCGACATCGACATCCAGCCGTGGGGGCATTTCGTTCACTTTGCCGATCCGGACGGGAACAAGTGGGCGGTGCAATACCTGCCGCAGCGGCCGAACGGATAG